The Thalassospira sp. TSL5-1 region GTTTATGTTTATGTGGAAGACCCGCAGAATGATGAAGTTGCGACAGACCGGCTCGGCGACCGCAACTGGCATATTTTTCGGTTTGATACCAACAATAAAGATGTGAATGGAACATACGTTCCGGAAAATACCGACGGTTATATTCGCGCTGATTTTAAATTCAGCAAATATAAATGGACCAAGGCAACTGCGGACGGCAATTGGGTTTACGATGAGTCGGTTCCCCCATCCAGTACAATATTCGTTCCCTGTTGGGCGAGTAAAGTATGGCTTGCATATAGCGAATATCGTTGGCCAGCGGCTTATTTTAAAGAATGCAATGACCCGTCAGTCCGGGCACAATTGATGCAGCCTGTCAATCTGCGCGGGACGAATAAATGGGCCGCAAAACTTGCCAAAGCTGATCAGATTGTTGAAGAATTCAAACCGGACTCTCAACGTGCTTCCCGGCAGGTTGTAACACAACTGGAGCTTTCACAGGTTAAACTGGCAGCTCAACGCGCGCCGCAACGCAGCCATGAACAGGCCGCTTTGGTTGCTCTGTTCGATCCTCTCGGCGACATCAAAGATGCCCAGTTCCGTATTAGTCAGATGGGTCAGTATATTTCAAATGTTACAGAGGCTTATAAATATCCTTTAACCATCGGGAATTTCTGCACGGCACTTAAGTCTGAAGTTGATGAGCGGGATGGTTTTCTTGACAAATATGTAGGTAATAAACCTGCTTTCAGAAAAGGTTGGGAAGAAAAACATCTCGAGATCAAAAATAATATTCTAAATGCTCAAGC contains the following coding sequences:
- a CDS encoding toxin VasX, producing MNYGDFSATADAEQTAMSCESTTIPILPVRFSLLPYDLDNVVKPTSIDNPGSYLVRTLRRGFVYVYVEDPQNDEVATDRLGDRNWHIFRFDTNNKDVNGTYVPENTDGYIRADFKFSKYKWTKATADGNWVYDESVPPSSTIFVPCWASKVWLAYSEYRWPAAYFKECNDPSVRAQLMQPVNLRGTNKWAAKLAKADQIVEEFKPDSQRASRQVVTQLELSQVKLAAQRAPQRSHEQAALVALFDPLGDIKDAQFRISQMGQYISNVTEAYKYPLTIGNFCTALKSEVDERDGFLDKYVGNKPAFRKGWEEKHLEIKNNILNAQAEIKDIIIYINETVADFDPYSIGRMFHLADEYSKDVEVCTFVSNIFGT